The Flavobacterium faecale genome has a segment encoding these proteins:
- the dndC gene encoding DNA phosphorothioation system sulfurtransferase DndC translates to MSPIKNKKVEGIIAEIIDQYAYADKSDRPWIIGFSGGKDSTVLLTLVWIALQRIREQMPFPFQLRRKVYIVCNDTMVENPIIANYVEDVLAKISEAARDQDLPILVKKTTPKLEETFWTNVIGKGYPVPNTAFRWCTDKLKIRPTSSFLLEQIDDKGEAIVLLGTRYEESATRERSMRKHEVTGSRLSKHQTTVNTYVYAPIKEMIIDEIWYIINTVKSPWGFDNSILFKIYADASADDYECPTVVVNREHNSCGQSRFGCWTCTVVKNDKSMSSLVNNGQNWMEPLMEFRNRLVEGRNLTENRSDTRRNGQEAVREDGSFNGNYTAEYRYQILKDLLIVQKEVQKDRPHITLINNQELIAIQVTWNRDGYFDHTVGDLYKEIYNKEISTNNIKSLDDTERRILKEVCEEEPGYYHLIDNLIALQETKTLMISKYGLHNDVEKRIENFVNQY, encoded by the coding sequence ATGTCTCCAATAAAAAATAAAAAAGTCGAAGGTATAATCGCAGAAATCATAGACCAATACGCCTATGCTGATAAATCTGATAGACCTTGGATAATCGGTTTTAGTGGTGGTAAAGATTCAACAGTTTTGCTAACTCTTGTTTGGATAGCCCTTCAAAGAATTAGAGAACAAATGCCGTTTCCTTTTCAGTTACGTAGAAAAGTATACATAGTATGTAATGATACAATGGTGGAAAATCCAATTATTGCTAATTATGTAGAAGATGTACTGGCAAAAATTTCTGAAGCTGCAAGAGATCAAGATTTACCTATATTAGTAAAAAAAACCACCCCAAAATTAGAAGAAACCTTTTGGACGAATGTTATTGGAAAAGGATATCCAGTTCCAAACACTGCTTTTAGATGGTGTACCGATAAATTAAAAATCAGACCTACATCAAGCTTTCTTTTAGAACAAATAGATGATAAAGGTGAGGCCATTGTTTTACTTGGAACTCGTTATGAAGAAAGTGCTACTAGAGAACGCTCCATGAGAAAACATGAAGTTACTGGTAGCAGACTATCAAAACACCAGACTACTGTAAATACTTATGTGTATGCTCCCATCAAAGAAATGATTATTGATGAGATTTGGTATATCATAAATACTGTAAAATCTCCTTGGGGATTTGATAATTCTATACTTTTCAAAATATATGCTGATGCAAGTGCAGATGATTACGAGTGTCCCACAGTAGTTGTAAACAGAGAGCATAATTCATGTGGTCAAAGTCGTTTTGGATGTTGGACATGCACCGTTGTAAAAAATGACAAATCAATGTCATCATTAGTGAATAACGGCCAAAATTGGATGGAACCACTAATGGAATTTAGAAATAGATTAGTTGAAGGTCGAAACCTTACTGAGAATAGATCTGACACAAGGCGAAATGGTCAAGAAGCGGTTAGAGAAGATGGTTCTTTTAATGGAAACTATACCGCTGAATATAGATACCAAATTTTAAAAGACTTATTAATAGTTCAAAAAGAAGTACAAAAAGATAGGCCGCATATAACCTTGATTAATAATCAAGAATTAATTGCGATCCAAGTTACTTGGAATCGTGATGGCTATTTTGATCATACCGTTGGTGATTTGTATAAAGAAATCTATAATAAAGAGATAAGTACAAATAATATCAAATCACTGGATGATACGGAACGTAGAATTTTGAAAGAAGTTTGTGAAGAAGAGCCAGGATACTATCATTTAATTGATAATTTAATAGCATTACAAGAGACTAAAACATTAATGATTTCTAAATATGGACTTCATAACGATGTCGAAAAGAGAATTGAAAATTTTGTAAATCAATACTAA
- a CDS encoding HNH endonuclease, translating to MKKDLSYYIYCFTHLKRDMKNGGAPHKPILILSLIEMFEKQMFFNNQIYILPELVSSFKTHWNELVKTNHHPIFALPFYHLNSEPFWKLIPNLGCEKWIESKSSMRSFNNLTTAINFTLIDIELKELLEIKENSDVLKYAVLDKYFPETKILFGSIIDNSQKIDVLNEPTEIYKQKIIELKNKLDENAFQEEVFVRSGIFKREIPKIYNNTCAISGLRVDAILNVSMIDACHIVPFSEGYNDTLINGFALCPNLHRAFDRGLISISNDYKVILNNNFVENKNSTLNLNQFKGELLILPKNNEFHPSLDNFKHHRKRFGFI from the coding sequence ATGAAAAAAGATTTATCTTATTACATTTATTGTTTTACTCATTTGAAAAGAGATATGAAAAATGGTGGCGCGCCTCACAAGCCCATTTTAATTCTTAGTCTAATTGAAATGTTTGAAAAGCAAATGTTTTTTAATAATCAAATTTACATTTTACCTGAATTAGTTTCCAGTTTTAAAACGCATTGGAATGAATTAGTAAAAACAAATCATCATCCAATTTTTGCCTTACCTTTTTATCATTTAAATTCTGAACCATTCTGGAAATTGATTCCAAATCTTGGCTGTGAAAAATGGATTGAAAGTAAAAGTTCTATGAGAAGTTTCAATAATTTAACCACAGCTATTAATTTCACATTGATAGATATTGAATTAAAAGAATTATTAGAAATTAAAGAAAATAGCGACGTTTTAAAGTATGCGGTCTTAGATAAATATTTTCCAGAAACAAAAATATTATTTGGTAGTATTATAGATAACTCACAAAAGATTGACGTTTTAAATGAACCTACAGAAATATACAAACAAAAAATTATTGAATTAAAAAATAAGCTTGATGAAAATGCTTTTCAAGAAGAAGTTTTTGTAAGAAGTGGAATCTTTAAAAGGGAAATTCCAAAAATTTATAACAATACTTGTGCAATTTCAGGATTGAGAGTAGATGCTATTTTAAATGTTTCAATGATTGATGCTTGCCATATAGTTCCATTTTCGGAAGGATATAATGATACATTAATAAATGGTTTTGCTTTATGTCCCAATCTTCATAGAGCATTCGACAGAGGTTTAATTTCAATTTCAAACGACTATAAAGTAATATTAAATAATAATTTTGTTGAAAACAAAAATTCGACTTTAAATTTGAATCAATTTAAAGGTGAATTACTTATTTTACCTAAAAATAATGAATTTCATCCTTCGTTGGATAATTTCAAACATCATAGAAAAAGGTTTGGTTTTATATAA
- a CDS encoding IS3 family transposase, translating to MLGMNQSSYYRRPSLGKKGNKPSVFTYNKFKGMVSQETVIASVKEILSHEFIDCGYRLMTSYLHRDGYKINHKKLYRIMKEEGLLKLENRINRSGSGRKFVKYRKVITVRPFQCIEMDIKMVWIPSVGKNAYLLSIIDVHTRRILKDYFSFSIKQNKVITFLSDLFLEYQYPENVVIRSDNGSQFIAKSVREYLGIIGVQQEFTHVATPEENAHIEAYHGILKKEVFQRVDYRTFGEIEQILKRYVIFYNNNRLHGLLGRITPMEKWNQDKDLILLEKLTA from the coding sequence ATGTTAGGTATGAATCAAAGCAGCTATTACCGAAGGCCAAGTCTTGGCAAAAAAGGTAATAAGCCTAGTGTCTTTACTTATAATAAGTTCAAGGGAATGGTGAGTCAAGAAACTGTTATAGCATCGGTTAAAGAGATTTTAAGCCATGAGTTTATAGACTGCGGATACCGCTTAATGACTTCTTACTTACATCGAGATGGATATAAGATTAATCACAAAAAGCTTTACCGAATTATGAAAGAAGAAGGCTTGTTAAAACTCGAAAATAGGATAAACAGGAGTGGTTCTGGGCGTAAGTTTGTAAAATATAGAAAGGTTATTACTGTTAGGCCGTTTCAGTGTATAGAAATGGATATTAAGATGGTTTGGATTCCTAGTGTAGGTAAAAATGCCTACTTACTATCAATCATAGACGTTCATACCCGTAGAATTTTAAAAGATTACTTCTCTTTTTCAATAAAACAGAACAAAGTAATAACATTCCTTTCTGATTTATTTTTAGAATACCAATACCCTGAAAACGTTGTTATTAGAAGTGATAATGGTAGTCAATTTATTGCCAAAAGTGTTCGTGAATACCTAGGTATAATAGGTGTTCAGCAGGAATTTACACATGTAGCCACACCTGAAGAAAATGCACATATTGAAGCTTATCATGGAATCCTAAAAAAAGAAGTGTTCCAAAGGGTTGATTATAGAACTTTTGGAGAAATTGAACAGATATTAAAAAGGTATGTGATTTTCTATAACAATAATAGGCTGCATGGGCTATTAGGACGTATTACACCAATGGAAAAATGGAACCAAGATAAAGATCTAATTTTATTGGAAAAATTAACCGCATAA
- a CDS encoding transposase, producing the protein MKYKKWSLEEKLEILSSCEDLGVVETCRKYSVSTGSLYSWKKKHEKQGEAGLKVTYDDRSKELKQAEEENRILRKLLANKEIELEIGRELLKKKFGTSDPRKI; encoded by the coding sequence ATGAAATACAAGAAATGGAGTTTAGAAGAGAAGTTGGAAATTTTATCTTCTTGCGAAGATTTAGGCGTTGTAGAAACCTGTCGTAAATACAGTGTTAGTACAGGAAGTTTGTATAGTTGGAAGAAGAAGCATGAAAAACAAGGAGAGGCAGGCTTAAAAGTTACTTATGACGATCGTAGCAAAGAGTTAAAGCAAGCAGAGGAAGAGAACAGAATTCTACGTAAATTATTAGCTAATAAAGAAATTGAACTAGAAATTGGACGTGAACTTTTAAAAAAAAAGTTTGGGACGTCCGATCCAAGAAAGATTTAG
- a CDS encoding helix-turn-helix domain-containing protein has product MENIKIKFGLKIKELRKQKSYSQEKLAKLASIEKSYISNIENGSRNVSLEVICKLAKAFEIEIDQLFD; this is encoded by the coding sequence ATGGAAAATATTAAAATAAAATTTGGTCTAAAAATCAAAGAATTGAGAAAACAAAAATCTTATTCGCAAGAAAAGTTAGCAAAATTAGCTTCAATTGAAAAATCTTATATTTCAAATATCGAAAATGGAAGTAGAAACGTTTCATTAGAAGTAATATGTAAACTTGCAAAAGCATTTGAAATTGAAATAGACCAATTATTTGATTAA
- a CDS encoding transposase, producing the protein MKYKKWSLEEKLEILSSCEDLGVVETCRKYSVSTGSLYSWKKKHEKQGEAGLKVTYDDRSKELKQAEEENRILRKLLANKEIELEIGRELLKKKFGTSDPRKI; encoded by the coding sequence ATGAAATACAAGAAATGGAGTTTAGAAGAGAAGTTGGAAATTTTATCTTCTTGCGAAGATTTAGGCGTTGTAGAAACCTGTCGTAAATACAGTGTTAGTACAGGAAGTTTGTATAGTTGGAAGAAGAAGCATGAAAAACAAGGAGAGGCAGGCTTAAAAGTTACTTATGACGATCGTAGCAAAGAGTTAAAGCAAGCTGAGGAAGAGAACAGAATTCTACGTAAATTATTAGCTAATAAAGAAATTGAACTAGAAATTGGACGTGAACTTTTAAAAAAAAAGTTTGGGACGTCCGATCCAAGAAAGATTTAG
- a CDS encoding AAA family ATPase yields the protein MASIINSICFKNFFNYYGDYFETRYDFEEGLNIIVADNGAGKSKFFNAFLWLFYDQILDSDDKRKKGIKDIAVKIISDKAKSETQIGESVVTGIQIEYSNGRYKYQITKSFTATRISESITSFESWQININDVEVNRTDHILPKYTPVYVF from the coding sequence ATGGCATCAATAATAAATAGTATTTGTTTCAAAAATTTTTTCAATTATTATGGCGATTATTTTGAAACTCGTTATGATTTTGAAGAAGGACTTAACATAATAGTAGCTGATAATGGTGCTGGAAAATCTAAGTTTTTCAATGCTTTTTTATGGTTATTCTATGACCAAATATTAGATTCTGATGATAAAAGAAAGAAAGGAATTAAAGATATAGCGGTAAAAATCATATCTGATAAAGCAAAAAGTGAAACCCAAATTGGAGAAAGTGTTGTAACTGGAATTCAAATTGAATATTCTAATGGAAGGTATAAGTATCAAATAACAAAATCTTTTACAGCAACCCGTATTAGTGAAAGTATAACTTCTTTTGAAAGTTGGCAAATTAATATAAATGATGTAGAAGTTAATCGGACCGATCATATTTTACCAAAATATACTCCTGTATATGTATTTTAG